The following coding sequences lie in one Vibrio algicola genomic window:
- a CDS encoding Lon protease family protein, with protein sequence MYSTSPASLLHTLDADQLYNPADLDQLPCKSTKDIPPIDEIVGQERAQKAVEFAMSIKDKGYNIYASGQNGLGKRTMILRYLNRHQPDDLQIFDWCYVTNFEDLRKPKVLKLAVGLGKQLRQDIEKLLGKLVKALPLAFDNEVYFNRSEKLKNQLNQKQQSALEEITKEAKDKRISLTVTMQGDYEFIAMFDDETMHNEETFDALTRKEQDYFRTTIDALEFKLRGMVRQLTEWEESFSDKLKKLNDETTLEVLAYQIKALKETYSDHPEIKQHLTELQKDIVENVDIFLQESDEQNEIASASLDGKLPRRYSINVLVNQQQNTFPIVVEDTPNYHSIFGCVETATYKGTVFTDFSLIRSGSIHKANGGVLLLDAIKVLEQPYVWDGIKRALRARQLSLTSLEKEVTLSGAVSLDPEPIPLDVKIILFGDYNTYQLLQHYDPEFSELFRVTADFEDEMPRTQDAEMHYARFISSIVHDNGMLHCDKKAIAKIIEHSSRMSGNQNKLSLHSAHIANLLRESNYVARGAKSNLIRASHVDQALSNQELRVNRVQDNVMETFTNGTTLIKTQGSAVGVVNALSVLSTTDHMFGAPNRITATTAFGDGDILDIERNVDLGGSIHSKGVMILSAYLASILGRSAKIPLTTHITFEQSYGGVDGDSASMAEVCAIVSAYSKLPLRQDIAITGSMNQFGEAQPIGGVNEKIEGFFEVCKIKGRQHSQGVIIPQSNVQNLMLSLEVRTAVAKGEFHIWPIEHVTQAIEIFTGIEAGEIADDFTFKVGSVFGITQAKLNALRR encoded by the coding sequence ATGTATTCAACATCTCCTGCATCGCTTCTTCATACTCTCGATGCCGACCAGCTTTACAACCCAGCCGATCTTGATCAGCTTCCTTGTAAATCGACCAAAGATATCCCGCCGATTGATGAAATAGTCGGGCAAGAGCGCGCGCAAAAAGCGGTCGAATTTGCTATGTCGATAAAAGACAAAGGCTACAATATTTACGCTTCTGGGCAAAATGGGTTAGGCAAACGCACCATGATCTTGCGTTATCTCAATCGCCATCAACCCGATGACTTACAAATATTTGATTGGTGTTATGTTACCAATTTCGAAGATCTGCGTAAGCCAAAGGTGCTGAAATTAGCGGTGGGTTTGGGTAAGCAGTTGCGTCAAGATATTGAAAAACTGTTAGGTAAATTGGTTAAAGCTCTGCCGTTAGCTTTTGATAACGAAGTGTATTTTAATCGCTCGGAAAAGCTTAAAAATCAGCTCAATCAAAAACAGCAAAGCGCGTTAGAAGAGATCACCAAAGAAGCCAAAGATAAGCGGATAAGCTTAACGGTGACCATGCAAGGCGACTATGAATTTATCGCCATGTTTGATGATGAAACGATGCATAACGAAGAAACCTTTGATGCATTGACCCGTAAAGAGCAAGATTACTTTCGTACCACCATTGATGCACTTGAATTTAAGTTGCGTGGCATGGTGCGCCAGCTCACCGAATGGGAAGAGTCATTCAGTGATAAGTTAAAAAAACTCAATGATGAAACCACGTTAGAGGTGTTGGCTTATCAAATTAAAGCGTTAAAAGAGACCTATTCCGATCACCCTGAAATTAAGCAACACTTAACTGAACTGCAAAAAGACATTGTCGAAAATGTTGATATCTTCTTACAAGAAAGCGATGAGCAAAATGAGATCGCGTCCGCCTCTTTAGATGGCAAATTACCGCGTCGTTACAGCATTAACGTATTGGTTAATCAACAACAAAATACCTTTCCAATTGTGGTGGAAGATACGCCAAATTATCACAGCATATTTGGTTGTGTTGAAACCGCCACTTATAAAGGCACCGTATTTACCGATTTCTCATTGATCCGATCGGGCAGCATTCATAAAGCCAATGGCGGGGTATTGCTGCTTGATGCGATTAAAGTGTTAGAACAACCTTATGTGTGGGATGGCATTAAACGTGCGTTACGGGCTCGGCAATTAAGCTTAACGTCACTGGAAAAAGAGGTGACGCTAAGTGGTGCGGTCTCGCTCGATCCTGAGCCTATTCCCTTGGATGTAAAGATCATTTTATTTGGTGATTATAATACTTATCAACTGCTGCAACATTACGATCCGGAGTTTAGTGAACTGTTTCGGGTGACCGCCGATTTTGAAGATGAAATGCCGAGAACTCAAGATGCCGAAATGCATTATGCGCGTTTTATTTCCAGCATTGTGCACGACAACGGTATGTTGCATTGCGATAAAAAAGCCATCGCCAAGATCATCGAACACAGCTCGCGTATGTCGGGTAATCAAAATAAGTTGTCTTTGCATTCGGCTCATATTGCCAATTTATTGCGTGAATCTAATTATGTGGCGCGTGGAGCGAAGTCGAATTTGATCCGCGCTTCTCATGTTGATCAAGCTTTGAGTAACCAAGAGTTGCGGGTTAATCGAGTGCAAGACAATGTGATGGAAACGTTCACCAATGGCACCACTTTGATTAAAACCCAAGGCTCGGCGGTGGGTGTGGTCAATGCGTTATCTGTGTTATCCACCACCGATCACATGTTTGGCGCGCCCAATCGAATTACCGCCACGACGGCATTTGGTGACGGCGATATTTTAGATATCGAACGTAATGTCGATTTAGGTGGCAGTATTCACTCGAAAGGGGTGATGATCTTGTCGGCATATTTGGCATCGATTTTAGGTCGCAGCGCAAAAATCCCACTGACGACGCATATTACTTTTGAGCAGTCTTATGGTGGCGTAGATGGAGATAGCGCTTCAATGGCAGAGGTTTGCGCGATAGTGTCTGCTTACTCTAAATTGCCGTTACGCCAAGATATTGCTATTACCGGTTCGATGAATCAGTTTGGTGAAGCGCAGCCAATTGGTGGTGTGAATGAGAAAATCGAAGGCTTCTTTGAGGTATGTAAAATTAAAGGACGCCAGCACTCTCAAGGGGTGATCATTCCACAATCGAATGTGCAAAACTTGATGTTGTCGCTTGAAGTCAGAACCGCCGTTGCCAAAGGGGAATTTCATATTTGGCCGATTGAGCATGTGACTCAAGCCATTGAAATTTTCACCGGAATTGAAGCTGGAGAAATTGCAGATGATTTCACTTTCAAAGTCGGCAGTGTCTTTGGGATCACTCAAGCTAAGTTGAATGCACTAAGGCGGTAG
- a CDS encoding ABC transporter substrate-binding protein: MFNLQRKSLRTLIGSFVVLSTIYTANIFAQDKAVTPNTEITVGALRFTSHAATFVAVERGYFKQQGLDVKLKFFQAAQPMAVAVASKDVDYAVTAMSGGLISLADKGAIKIIGGSLTEDPKVNGQKIVVSNKAFESGVTDPSKLDGKVWAISQKGSSFHYVGSQIEQQEGVDLRFKPLQKVGAIIGALKSGQVDAWSIVPHIAKPLADSGAVHIIGNVSDYLPNYQVTTVFTSTKNASDERDQTQAFLTALAKGAADYNAAMVDHTAGQQGQDDMVKLIHKYIYTDRPLEKAAPSIINGSMRLNADNFLYMASLQNQLDWFQQGKMVKASIKLTDIVDTSYVKTVDEKPDTK, from the coding sequence ATGTTCAACCTTCAAAGAAAATCGCTACGGACCTTAATTGGATCATTTGTTGTTTTATCCACTATTTATACCGCTAACATTTTTGCGCAAGATAAAGCGGTCACACCCAACACCGAAATTACCGTGGGCGCATTACGCTTTACCAGTCACGCTGCGACCTTTGTTGCCGTTGAGCGAGGTTATTTCAAACAACAAGGTCTCGACGTTAAATTAAAATTCTTTCAAGCGGCTCAACCAATGGCGGTGGCCGTAGCCTCGAAAGATGTTGATTATGCCGTGACAGCCATGTCGGGGGGATTGATTTCTTTAGCCGATAAAGGGGCGATTAAGATAATTGGTGGGTCTTTAACTGAAGATCCCAAGGTTAATGGGCAAAAAATAGTCGTATCGAATAAAGCCTTTGAATCGGGTGTCACCGATCCATCAAAGCTCGATGGTAAGGTCTGGGCAATTTCCCAAAAAGGATCTTCTTTTCATTATGTTGGTTCACAAATAGAGCAACAAGAAGGCGTTGATCTTAGATTTAAACCACTACAAAAAGTCGGCGCGATTATTGGCGCTTTAAAGTCTGGTCAAGTCGATGCATGGTCGATTGTTCCACATATTGCCAAACCATTAGCCGACAGCGGCGCGGTTCATATTATCGGTAATGTGTCTGATTACCTGCCAAATTATCAGGTAACCACCGTATTTACGTCGACTAAGAATGCCAGTGATGAAAGAGATCAAACTCAAGCATTTTTAACTGCGTTAGCCAAAGGTGCTGCGGATTATAATGCCGCAATGGTGGATCATACTGCTGGTCAGCAAGGCCAAGATGATATGGTGAAATTGATCCATAAATATATTTATACCGATCGTCCGTTAGAAAAAGCCGCACCAAGTATTATTAACGGTTCGATGCGTTTAAATGCGGACAACTTCCTCTATATGGCGTCTTTGCAAAATCAATTGGATTGGTTTCAGCAAGGAAAAATGGTGAAAGCGTCGATTAAATTAACCGATATCGTAGATACCAGTTACGTTAAAACGGTTGATGAAAAGCCTGATACCAAATAA
- a CDS encoding VOC family protein — protein MTLSPFHLAIPVYDIDLARDFYHDIFGLEEGRSSKDWVDFNFYGHQLVIHKHPKTTTQEHAYTNAVDGHHVPVPHFGIVLQWQQWEALAERLKHFNIEFVIDPYIRFQGQVGEQATMFFFDPCGNALEFKAFKDMNQLFAK, from the coding sequence ATGACCTTATCCCCTTTTCATCTTGCAATCCCTGTTTATGATATCGATTTAGCCCGTGATTTTTATCATGATATTTTTGGACTTGAAGAAGGTCGTTCTAGCAAAGATTGGGTTGATTTTAACTTTTATGGCCATCAACTGGTCATCCATAAACACCCAAAAACCACTACTCAAGAACATGCTTATACTAATGCAGTCGATGGTCATCATGTTCCTGTACCTCACTTTGGTATTGTATTGCAATGGCAACAGTGGGAAGCACTCGCCGAACGATTAAAGCATTTTAATATTGAATTTGTGATTGATCCTTACATACGTTTTCAAGGTCAAGTTGGGGAGCAAGCGACAATGTTCTTCTTCGACCCTTGTGGTAACGCCTTGGAATTCAAAGCGTTTAAGGACATGAATCAACTCTTTGCTAAATAG
- a CDS encoding ABC transporter ATP-binding protein gives MNLSIEQLGHSYGQMEVLRDITLDIPAGKIVCIVGPSGCGKSTLLRLIGGLEQATSGQIFQVGEPPQACLNPLTYVFQHFALLPWRTVEGNISVVLEDHKLSKAQVNDIITDVLTRTNLTDFRQALPKQLSGGMKQRVAIARALAVKPAVMLMDEPLSALDSQTRELLMDDLVHLWTKEPFTGVYVTHNLNEAVRLGHKIVVLSRRPGCIHKVVDIDIPLSERLAGNATLTEKQAYLWDLMRDEAMAAEGELIDG, from the coding sequence ATGAATTTAAGCATTGAACAACTCGGCCATTCATACGGACAAATGGAAGTGCTGAGAGATATCACTTTAGATATTCCGGCGGGAAAAATTGTGTGTATTGTTGGCCCTTCTGGTTGTGGGAAATCGACATTATTACGCTTAATTGGCGGTTTAGAACAGGCGACTTCTGGGCAAATATTTCAAGTTGGCGAACCACCACAAGCTTGTTTGAACCCATTAACGTATGTTTTTCAACATTTTGCTTTATTGCCTTGGCGCACGGTAGAAGGGAATATTAGTGTGGTGTTAGAAGATCATAAATTATCTAAAGCACAAGTAAATGACATTATTACGGATGTATTGACGCGCACGAATTTAACCGATTTTCGTCAAGCATTACCTAAGCAATTGTCTGGTGGTATGAAACAACGTGTGGCGATTGCTCGTGCGTTAGCGGTAAAACCGGCGGTGATGTTAATGGATGAACCGTTATCGGCATTAGACAGCCAAACGCGTGAGCTATTAATGGATGATTTGGTTCACCTTTGGACTAAAGAGCCATTTACTGGCGTGTATGTGACGCATAACTTAAATGAAGCCGTCCGTCTTGGACATAAAATTGTGGTGTTATCACGTCGTCCCGGCTGTATTCATAAGGTCGTCGATATTGATATTCCGCTGAGTGAGCGTCTTGCAGGAAATGCCACTTTAACCGAAAAACAAGCGTATTTATGGGACTTGATGCGAGATGAAGCGATGGCGGCAGAAGGGGAGTTGATTGATGGATAA
- a CDS encoding ABC transporter permease — protein sequence MDNATRKAVPFRGGGFDPQPKVWIGVCTFIVLILLWELGSRTGFLSPLTMPMPSNVWATFVDLYQSGLLWQQLLPSLTRLAVGASIGVVVGIGLGLIIGLFSLARAGLVPLISAIFPIPKIALLPLFVIWFGIDEASKYALIAFGTFTPTVVATYGAVDNVDRSLIRMGQSFSMSWLSIVRKIVLPGAMPGILSGLRVSLAIAIILLVAAEMLGAEYGIGAYILEAGSLYDLDRLFTGVAILSLLGVIISFVIGQIEKRVLRWR from the coding sequence ATGGATAATGCAACTCGAAAAGCGGTTCCCTTTCGTGGTGGTGGTTTTGACCCACAGCCTAAAGTTTGGATTGGTGTTTGCACTTTTATCGTATTGATTTTGTTGTGGGAGTTAGGTTCTCGAACGGGGTTTCTTTCACCGCTCACCATGCCAATGCCGTCAAATGTATGGGCAACCTTTGTCGATTTATACCAAAGCGGTTTATTGTGGCAGCAGTTACTACCTTCGTTAACTCGTTTAGCGGTTGGTGCTAGTATCGGCGTGGTTGTTGGGATCGGTTTAGGCTTAATCATCGGACTGTTTTCATTGGCTCGGGCGGGCTTAGTGCCTTTGATTTCCGCTATTTTTCCAATTCCTAAAATTGCATTGTTGCCATTATTTGTGATCTGGTTTGGAATTGATGAAGCTTCTAAATATGCATTGATCGCGTTTGGCACTTTTACGCCAACGGTGGTCGCAACCTATGGCGCTGTCGATAATGTCGATCGTTCACTTATTCGCATGGGGCAGAGTTTTTCGATGTCGTGGTTGTCGATTGTGCGAAAAATTGTATTACCAGGTGCAATGCCAGGTATTTTATCTGGTTTACGTGTCAGCTTAGCGATTGCCATTATTCTACTGGTCGCGGCGGAAATGCTCGGGGCGGAATATGGTATTGGCGCGTATATTTTAGAAGCTGGTTCATTATATGATCTCGACCGACTGTTTACTGGCGTGGCAATATTGTCATTACTCGGGGTTATCATTAGTTTTGTTATTGGGCAAATTGAGAAGCGAGTGTTGCGCTGGCGATGA
- a CDS encoding FAD-binding and (Fe-S)-binding domain-containing protein → MDIYSQLEHNLAQRINRERIISQQDKCLAYGTDASFYRLVPKIVLRIQDIDELLYAMRCCRELKVPFTFRAAGTSLSGQAVSDSVLITLTDDWRKHQILDNGDKISLQPGVIGADANKYLTPFSRKIGPDPASINACKIGGIAANNSSGMCCGTAQNSYQTLDSMKIVFADGSILDTSNPQSIETFKRTHPDFIGRIAALAQDTKSNHELAHLIQHKYRLKNTTGYAINALVDFTDPIQIIQHLMIGSEGTLGFIAEITYHTVIEHQHKGSTLLVFADIEQASQAVSILTNTPVAAVEMMDGRSLRSVADKPGMPAFIKHLDLEATALLIESHATDHEQLADQCEQILSRLDDFNIIESVPFTTEAETVAGLWNIRKGLFPAVGAVREAGTTVIIEDVAFPVEHLANGVRELQQLFEKYDYSEGIIFGHALDGNLHFVFTQGFEAQSEVERYGQFMDDVTQLVAVKYQGSLKAEHGTGRNMAPYVELEWGKQGYRLMQQIKALFDPQGLLNPGVIINPNPQAHLSDLKPMPKADDLVDRCIECGFCEPVCPSRTLSLSPRQRIVLYRELQQQRRDGKQTAKHLAELFNYQGIETCAATGLCEQRCPVGINTGDLVKKLRAEKYPTKQDQAEHFPLIARWTSDNFATSAKIIKTGLSINNIMTKLISRKGMASMVNGMRKLTHERTPMWLAEIPPANPHKLPMHTLDEAASDRSKIADVQHKKVVYFPSCVSRTMGSNTNAPSLTAITMSLLTQAGFDIILPKNLSEQCCGMPYKSKGMDALGDKKSHQLEETLWQASQQGTYPILMDTSPCVKQSLQLFSKGLSIYEPSDFIIEHAAEHLTLKPIDETVMLHVTCSSRMMGLESKMLALATQCAKNVIVPEHIQCCGWAGDKGFNTPELNQAALHPLKAQVPTHCTRGFSNSLTCEIGLSHHSGIPYQSILYLVSEAAQ, encoded by the coding sequence ATGGACATTTATTCTCAACTCGAACACAACTTAGCTCAGCGCATCAATCGCGAGCGCATTATTAGCCAGCAAGATAAATGTTTGGCTTATGGTACCGATGCTAGCTTTTACCGCTTAGTGCCTAAGATTGTGTTACGTATTCAAGATATCGACGAGTTGCTTTATGCCATGCGTTGTTGCCGAGAACTGAAAGTACCATTTACCTTTCGCGCAGCGGGAACCAGCCTTTCTGGGCAAGCGGTATCCGATTCGGTCTTAATTACTCTTACCGATGATTGGCGAAAACATCAAATACTCGATAATGGCGACAAGATTTCACTACAACCTGGGGTGATTGGCGCAGATGCCAACAAATACCTCACGCCTTTTTCGCGTAAAATTGGTCCCGATCCGGCTTCAATCAATGCCTGTAAAATTGGGGGCATTGCAGCAAATAACTCCAGTGGCATGTGTTGTGGCACCGCGCAAAATTCCTATCAAACCCTAGACAGCATGAAGATTGTGTTTGCCGATGGTTCAATTTTAGACACCAGCAACCCGCAAAGTATTGAAACCTTTAAACGCACCCACCCCGATTTTATTGGCCGTATAGCGGCTCTGGCGCAAGACACCAAAAGTAACCACGAACTGGCACATTTAATTCAGCATAAATACCGGTTAAAAAACACCACAGGTTATGCGATTAATGCCTTGGTGGATTTCACCGATCCTATCCAAATTATCCAACATTTAATGATAGGTTCAGAAGGCACATTAGGTTTTATTGCCGAGATCACCTACCACACGGTTATTGAACATCAACATAAAGGTTCGACATTATTAGTTTTTGCCGATATTGAACAAGCCAGCCAAGCGGTAAGCATTTTAACGAATACCCCTGTTGCCGCGGTAGAAATGATGGATGGCCGTTCACTGCGATCGGTTGCCGATAAACCTGGCATGCCTGCATTTATTAAACACTTAGATTTAGAAGCTACTGCCTTGCTGATCGAATCACACGCGACCGATCACGAACAATTAGCCGACCAATGTGAGCAAATTTTAAGCCGACTGGACGATTTCAACATCATCGAATCCGTGCCTTTCACCACCGAGGCAGAAACCGTTGCCGGATTGTGGAATATTCGTAAAGGCTTGTTCCCTGCGGTAGGGGCGGTTCGAGAAGCGGGTACTACGGTGATCATCGAAGATGTGGCTTTTCCGGTTGAGCATTTAGCCAACGGGGTACGAGAGCTTCAGCAGTTATTTGAAAAGTATGATTATTCTGAAGGGATCATTTTTGGTCATGCGCTAGACGGCAATTTACACTTTGTGTTTACTCAAGGATTTGAAGCACAAAGTGAAGTCGAGAGATACGGCCAGTTTATGGATGATGTCACTCAATTAGTGGCAGTAAAATACCAAGGTTCATTAAAAGCCGAACATGGCACTGGCCGAAATATGGCGCCATATGTCGAACTCGAATGGGGCAAACAAGGCTATCGCTTAATGCAGCAAATCAAAGCATTGTTTGATCCGCAAGGGTTATTAAATCCTGGGGTTATCATTAATCCCAATCCTCAAGCGCATTTAAGTGATTTAAAACCAATGCCCAAAGCGGATGATTTAGTCGATCGCTGTATTGAATGTGGATTTTGTGAACCAGTATGCCCATCTCGCACGTTAAGTTTATCGCCACGTCAGCGCATTGTGTTATATCGAGAATTACAACAGCAACGCCGCGACGGCAAACAAACCGCCAAACATCTTGCAGAGCTATTTAACTACCAAGGGATTGAAACCTGCGCCGCCACCGGCTTATGCGAGCAACGTTGCCCAGTCGGTATTAACACCGGTGATTTAGTTAAAAAACTGCGCGCTGAGAAGTATCCAACCAAACAAGATCAAGCTGAACACTTTCCGCTTATTGCCCGTTGGACCAGTGATAACTTTGCCACCAGCGCCAAAATCATCAAAACGGGTCTTAGCATTAACAACATTATGACTAAGCTCATCAGTCGCAAAGGCATGGCGAGTATGGTCAATGGAATGCGTAAATTAACCCATGAACGCACACCAATGTGGTTAGCCGAAATTCCCCCAGCCAACCCACATAAACTGCCAATGCACACATTAGATGAAGCCGCTAGCGATCGCAGCAAGATCGCCGATGTTCAACACAAGAAGGTGGTTTATTTTCCATCTTGTGTGAGCCGCACTATGGGCTCAAACACTAATGCGCCTTCATTAACCGCGATCACTATGTCGTTATTAACTCAGGCAGGATTTGATATTATCTTGCCGAAAAATCTCAGCGAACAATGCTGTGGAATGCCATACAAAAGCAAAGGAATGGATGCGCTTGGAGATAAAAAATCTCACCAACTCGAAGAAACCTTATGGCAAGCCAGCCAACAAGGCACCTATCCGATATTGATGGATACCAGCCCATGTGTGAAACAAAGCTTACAATTGTTTAGTAAAGGACTGAGTATTTACGAACCCTCTGATTTTATTATCGAGCACGCCGCTGAACACTTAACGCTTAAACCGATCGACGAAACGGTTATGCTGCACGTCACTTGCAGCAGTCGCATGATGGGGCTTGAAAGCAAGATGCTCGCCCTCGCAACACAATGCGCGAAAAACGTGATCGTACCGGAGCATATTCAATGTTGCGGCTGGGCTGGCGATAAAGGCTTTAATACCCCAGAGTTAAATCAAGCGGCACTGCACCCATTAAAAGCCCAAGTCCCCACCCACTGCACTCGCGGTTTTAGTAACAGCCTAACCTGTGAAATCGGCCTATCGCACCACAGCGGTATTCCTTATCAATCTATTTTGTATTTAGTGAGCGAAGCGGCGCAGTGA
- a CDS encoding GFA family protein produces MIKQVGNTVIQLKHKATCHCGSVVLELTLPNGIENPRRCDCSICRRKGAIVGSVDLSGIRIIKGEEVLKLYQFNTEIAKHYFCSNCGIYTHHQRRSNPNEYGFNIGCLEGVNPFDLGDIVTSDGVNHPADK; encoded by the coding sequence ATGATAAAACAAGTCGGTAATACCGTAATTCAACTCAAGCATAAGGCCACTTGTCACTGCGGATCCGTGGTGCTTGAGCTAACTCTACCTAATGGTATCGAGAATCCACGCCGATGTGATTGTTCAATTTGCAGAAGAAAAGGCGCAATTGTGGGTTCCGTCGATTTATCTGGTATTCGTATTATTAAAGGTGAGGAAGTATTAAAGCTTTATCAATTTAATACAGAGATCGCCAAACATTATTTTTGTTCAAATTGCGGTATCTACACCCATCATCAACGTCGTTCTAATCCGAATGAATACGGTTTTAATATTGGGTGCCTTGAGGGCGTTAATCCGTTTGATTTAGGGGATATTGTCACAAGTGATGGTGTCAATCACCCTGCAGATAAATGA
- a CDS encoding NAD(P)H-binding protein: MKLLIIGATGLVGRHVLDLALADPRVTAIIAPTRRALTSHPKLTSTMIDFEQLSAEQSCWNVDAVICTLGTTIKSAGSKAAFKRVDHDYPLMVARLAHQHGASSYILNSALGANPTSKVFYNQIKGEVEQNLQTIGFDSLTFVQPGLIGGKRDDFRFGERILAIALTLTQPLLPKRWRISPASNIAQALLDSAVESKPGCHRIRSAQLAN, from the coding sequence ATGAAATTATTGATCATTGGCGCTACTGGATTAGTTGGGCGACACGTTTTGGATCTCGCATTAGCCGACCCAAGAGTGACCGCCATTATCGCTCCAACTCGTAGAGCGTTAACCTCTCACCCTAAATTGACTTCCACCATGATCGATTTCGAGCAACTCTCCGCCGAACAATCATGTTGGAATGTTGATGCCGTGATCTGTACGTTAGGTACCACAATTAAGTCTGCAGGATCGAAAGCCGCGTTTAAACGTGTCGATCATGATTACCCATTAATGGTCGCGCGGCTTGCTCACCAACATGGAGCATCCAGCTATATTCTTAACTCTGCCCTCGGTGCCAACCCGACTTCAAAAGTCTTTTATAACCAAATAAAAGGTGAAGTAGAACAAAATTTACAAACCATCGGCTTTGACTCTTTAACCTTTGTTCAACCTGGTTTAATCGGTGGCAAACGGGATGATTTTCGATTTGGCGAACGAATATTAGCAATCGCTTTAACATTAACTCAGCCATTATTACCTAAGCGATGGCGCATTAGCCCTGCCAGTAATATTGCACAAGCTCTGTTAGATTCAGCCGTAGAATCTAAGCCTGGTTGCCATCGTATTCGTTCGGCTCAATTAGCAAATTAA
- the gcvT gene encoding glycine cleavage system aminomethyltransferase GcvT, whose amino-acid sequence MTEQHATQTPLKTPLYDVHVEAGAKMVPFAGYDMPVQYPLGVKKEHLHTRDAAGLFDVSHMGQLRLKGANAAAGLESLVPVDIIDLPAGKQRYAFFTNEQGGIMDDLMVANLGDHLFVVVNAACKAQDIAHLQANLPSDVEIEVIEDRALLALQGPKAAQVLARIEPSVSEMLFMDVKVIQLNGIECIVSRSGYTGEDGYEISVPSEQAVEFANTLTAFEEVEWIGLGARDSLRLECGLCLYGHDLDTTTTPVEASLLWGISKPRRADGERAGGFPGADIILQQIATKDVVRKRVGLVGQTKAPVREGTKLFDAADNEIGIVTSGTAGPTAGKPVSMAYVSTNLSVIGTEIFADVRGKKLPMLVEKMPFVPQRYYRG is encoded by the coding sequence ATGACAGAGCAGCACGCGACACAAACCCCACTGAAAACACCTTTATACGATGTGCATGTAGAAGCGGGTGCAAAAATGGTTCCTTTTGCTGGTTACGACATGCCAGTGCAATATCCATTAGGTGTGAAAAAAGAGCATTTGCATACGCGTGATGCCGCGGGGCTTTTTGATGTGTCTCACATGGGGCAATTACGCTTAAAAGGCGCGAATGCTGCGGCGGGTTTAGAGTCGCTTGTACCGGTTGATATTATCGATCTTCCTGCTGGGAAACAGCGCTATGCGTTCTTTACCAATGAGCAAGGCGGCATCATGGATGATTTGATGGTGGCGAACTTAGGCGATCATCTGTTCGTGGTGGTTAACGCGGCCTGTAAAGCGCAAGATATTGCTCACCTACAAGCGAACCTGCCAAGTGATGTTGAAATCGAAGTGATTGAAGACCGCGCATTATTAGCACTGCAAGGCCCGAAAGCGGCGCAAGTGTTGGCTCGCATCGAACCGTCTGTCAGCGAAATGTTGTTTATGGATGTGAAAGTGATTCAATTAAATGGCATTGAGTGCATTGTTAGCCGTTCGGGCTATACCGGTGAAGATGGCTATGAGATCTCTGTGCCAAGTGAGCAAGCGGTCGAATTTGCCAATACCTTAACGGCATTTGAAGAAGTAGAGTGGATTGGTTTAGGCGCGCGTGATTCACTGCGTTTAGAGTGCGGCTTGTGTTTATACGGACACGATCTGGATACCACCACCACGCCAGTAGAAGCGAGCTTGTTGTGGGGTATTAGTAAGCCGCGCCGAGCTGATGGTGAACGTGCTGGTGGCTTCCCAGGCGCTGATATCATTTTGCAACAGATTGCCACTAAAGATGTAGTGCGTAAACGTGTTGGCTTAGTGGGACAAACCAAAGCGCCGGTGCGTGAAGGGACAAAATTATTTGATGCTGCTGATAATGAAATTGGTATTGTTACCAGCGGAACAGCAGGGCCTACGGCTGGTAAACCAGTATCAATGGCGTATGTAAGTACTAACTTATCAGTCATTGGTACTGAAATCTTTGCTGATGTGCGTGGTAAGAAACTGCCAATGCTGGTTGAGAAAATGCCGTTTGTGCCACAGCGTTACTATCGTGGTTAA